The sequence cTAGCCTACAGTTGtaatagttgggcgtggctcaacCGTCGCTGACGGAagggacggtcgggccacgcccaactacagttgtagtagcctcgattccaggtcgcTCTCATTTGAGTGAAAGGGCTGGGATCTAGGCTACAGTTGTAGCCGCTGCATTTATGGGCGTGGCACACAGATCTATTTCTCAGGGGGGTACAAGACACGGTATCGCGccttgattttgcccccgagaATTGAAAATCTGGCCAtattgacattaattttgtgtataaAGATTTACTGTCCACAAAATGGATAACGTTTCTGGTGCTGTAGCTGGTGCTGCTGTAAAGTCGCTCATTCAGCCCCACCCTGGTACTGGAATTTTTAAATCCTGGCAGGGCATAGTAGAGATTGTTCTCAGAATTGTCAGTTTGGTAAGTACAAAGATATTATAGGCCTAAACATCATAATACTTTTTGTAGGAGTGTGCGGAGGTTTACTTATGAATCTTACTAGTCCTTGATTAATAGATGATGTGGGCCATAGCTTGTTTCTTTCTCTAAGGTTCTGCTGTTTCTCCTGTTCATTTGCTGTTGTGTGGTGTTGGGAAATCTGAATAGCACCTCTTTGAGTACGTCAGGGATTGCATCTTATCATGCTGCACCAGGTTGGCTCCTGTTTGTGGTCATAGTTACCATGGCAGTTGAGGGACTGATTCTTGCTAGCCGATTCCTTAACTTCGGATTTGTCACAAAGTTTAATACAATTTTCCATATTGTGGTAAGTAATTATCATTGTCAAGTTTGAATTAAAGTGGCGTAGAGTGGCCTGAGATCCTAGGTCATAATAAACTATCATTATAATTTACTATAATACTTTTTTTTCTACAGGACATTGTTATATGTTTTGTCACTGCGGTGGCAATATTTTGTGGCACTATTCCAAGTGCTGTGTATGCAGGACGGCTTAATGCTATTGGTGCTGCTGTTCCTGGTGCTGCTGCTGCTGGTGGAGCAATGGGTGGAGTTGCTGTAAGTCAATTATTTTACATACCGTTTACGGTACTCACCTGAAAATACGCCTCCCATTTTGCGTAGAACTCTTGCATCAAAATCATGGGCTTAAATACAGCTCACACACGTTATGAATAGTACCACAAGACATCCTGGTCCAGTGCAAGTAAAATGATACAAAAATGAACTACAAAACACATGTTCAAAGGGGAGACAAAGCATAAAGCTGATCAGTCTGTTCCGAAACATGCTGGAACATTAAGCTTGAAAGCTTTGTAGCTTTTT is a genomic window of Halichondria panicea chromosome 15, odHalPani1.1, whole genome shotgun sequence containing:
- the LOC135349040 gene encoding uncharacterized protein LOC135349040, which encodes MDNVSGAVAGAAVKSLIQPHPGTGIFKSWQGIVEIVLRIVSLVLLFLLFICCCVVLGNLNSTSLSTSGIASYHAAPGWLLFVVIVTMAVEGLILASRFLNFGFVTKFNTIFHIVDIVICFVTAVAIFCGTIPSAVYAGRLNAIGAAVPGAAAAGGAMGGVAAFGFFAMIGFVGLGVFMILSIVLKWPNVNGSNYSVPGATDASFEDE